A window from Branchiostoma lanceolatum isolate klBraLanc5 chromosome 9, klBraLanc5.hap2, whole genome shotgun sequence encodes these proteins:
- the LOC136442254 gene encoding serine/threonine-protein kinase 35-like produces MNEAVGELNTLTNLPRHDHIAQLIGHEIVYSPSAYIWIFLEFCEGGTLGDYVFRNQRNVTVKRQLTFQLADAVTFLHRLHIVHRDLKPQNLMIKDKSEFPILKVVDFGMATVSDRLDQDKVHKYFTGSLGGTPFYIAPEAHLSGAEQNTGRTWTTAVDIFSMGLIIWAMFDNLNSSNADQEPYLAPCVRNSKGHPEPIGHLLARGRRIDHTAVMKSESKRRNLVLTMIDPDYKKRPSADEVFNNLKLVDDQSDQNAFDILLTGMFNRGPSSTMNRSTATASAAGSRPRKRRLGEASDSSPGTMQKKARDL; encoded by the coding sequence ATGAATGAAGCGGTTGGAGAACTGAACACATTAACAAACCTTCCCCGTCATGACCATATCGCCCAGCTTATCGGGCACGAGATAGTCTATTCCCCTTCTGCTTACATTTGGATTTTTCTCGAATTCTGTGAAGGTGGTACACTTGGTGACTACGTTTTCCGCAACCAACGAAACGTTACTGTAAAACGCCAGCTGACGTTCCAGTTGGCCGATGCCGTCACGTTCCTCCACCGTCTGCATATCGTCCACAGGGATCTGAAACCACAGAACTTGATGATAAAAGACAAAAGTGAGTTCCCAATTCTGAAGGTAGTGGACTTTGGTATGGCAACTGTGAGTGACCGTTTAGATCAAGATAAGGTGCACAAGTATTTTACGGGATCCCTTGGGGGAACACCCTTCTATATCGCTCCCGAAGCCCACTTGAGCGGTGCCGAACAAAACACCGGCCGTACTTGGACCACGGCCGTTGACATATTTTCCATGGGGCTGATAATCTGGGCTATGTTTGACAATCTCAACAGTAGCAATGCCGACCAGGAGCCATATCTGGCCCCTTGTGTGAGAAATTCGAAGGGACACCCCGAACCTATCGGTCATCTTCTGGCGCGAGGCAGACGTATAGACCATACCGCCGTCATGAAAAGTGAATCGAAGCGCCGAAACCTTGTCTTGACGATGATAGACCCAGACTACAAGAAAAGACCTAGTGCTGACGAAGTCTTCAATAACCTAAAGCTCGTTGACGACCAAAGTGATCAGAACGCCTTTGACATTCTTCTGACAGGCATGTTCAACAGAGGTCCTTCAAGCACGATGAACCGTAGCACAGCTACAGCCTCTGCTGCGGGAAGCAGGCCAAGGAAGCGAAGGCTCGGTGAAGCCAGCGACTCCAGTCCGGGCACAATGCAAAAGAAAGCCCGTGATCTTTGA